AACTTTCCAGCACTTCACCAGCTAACTCTCTATCAATACCTTTTACTGACAACTCTTGGCGGATTCGCATCATGCCATAGCCAGCGTCACAACGATTGCGCACCAACATTTCACAATAACGCTGATCGCTTTGATAATTTTCGGCTACTACCCACTCCAGCACTGGCTTCAATGCGTCGGGGTCGGCACCTTTAGCTAACAACTTTTGTTGCAGCTCTTTTAATGAATGCTCCCGTCGTGAGAGCAAACCAATTGCCCTTACCCGGATATCCTGATCTTCCATAGTGCTACAGAAATCCTCAGCAGGGAAAATATTCGACACAGCAGTATAACGCAGCAACAACAAGGCTTCGACCTTCAGGCACTTTTTAGCTGCCACCGATCAACTAGACGATTATTCATGCAAATTAATTATTTGATCCACCAGCTAAAACTCATTAACCAGTGCAATGTTCAGCCATAAAAAGTTTTAACCACAAAAAAAGCCGCGCTTGCATCGTAATGCAAACGCGGCTTCTCAGAGGATTTGGCAGATTAACGCACTGCCGGGAAGTTAGCCTTTTTTGCCAACTTCCTTAAGCGCAGCTTTACCTGCTGGCTTTTCTGCTGCCGCTTTCGCGTCAGTTGCTGCCTGTT
This sequence is a window from Pelagibaculum spongiae. Protein-coding genes within it:
- a CDS encoding regulatory protein RecX — its product is MAAKKCLKVEALLLLRYTAVSNIFPAEDFCSTMEDQDIRVRAIGLLSRREHSLKELQQKLLAKGADPDALKPVLEWVVAENYQSDQRYCEMLVRNRCDAGYGMMRIRQELSVKGIDRELAGEVLESLQPDWCDIAYQQLLKRFGENWQVGHDARKVQAFLARRGFDSSQVKVAMHRQQDW